Genomic segment of Murdochiella vaginalis:
TCCTGAATCTTCTTTTCTCCACGAAGAATGGCCGCCGCCATTTTTCCGGTTGCCCGACCGAGCTCTTCATAATCGATGGATACCGTCGCTATGCCAAAAACCCTTGCCGGCTCTGCTTCCCCAGTAATCACCGGACATTTTGCCGGCAAAACGATGTTGGCAATGGCTTCGGCATTGGAGCTGGCGACGTTATCCGTCGGCTCGTAGAGCACATCGCTCTCGGCAACCGCTTGGGTTACCACTGCCGGCAAGTCGTTGGAATCGGTGAAGGAAAAGGGCTTTACCGTATATCCCATCGCGCTTAAGCGCTTGGTCATCTCCTGCACCTGGAAGACGCTGTTCGCTTCGGATGTCGAATAGATGATGCCCACCGTTTTTGCATTCGGGAACCATTCGTGCAGCACTTCCGCCTGTTCATCCAGCGGCGCCAAATCGGATGTGCCGGAGACGTTCGTGCCGATGGTGCCGTTAAAATCCTTCAGTTCCAGAGCGGTCGCGTAATCCGTGACGGACGTACCCAGAATGGGAATGGTCGATGTTGCGGATGCCGCTGCTTGCAACGGAGCGGTGGCGTTGGCCAAAATCAGGTCGGGGTTTGAGGCTACAAAGCCATTGACGATGGTGGTAACATTGGCCACTTCACCGGAGGCATTTTTGACATCAAAGGTCACCGCGTCGCCGAATTGCTCTTTCAGTTCTTCCTGAAAGCCGCGTGTCGCGCTGTCCAAAGCAGGATGTTGCGTCAGCTGGACAATTCCGATGTGATAGGTTTTCCCCTCTTTCGTGGTTGTCTGCGCCTCGCTTAGCTTTCCGCTATCCGCAGAGGTTGCCGGGCTGTCGTTTGTCTTGGCGCATGCGCTAAAAACAAGCGCCAGCGCCAGCAAAAAGCTGAACATCCAAAATCGCTTTTTCATTGTCTTTCCTTTCCGTTTCCTGCGCCATCCTTGCGCATTTCCCGGCGCGGACGAACCAATTTCCTTTTGGTCCGGACAAATCGCATTTTCGGCCCCAACGAACCAAAAAAGCGGCTCGTCCGAAGACCGAGCCGCTTTCGTCGACCACTCTTCCTCGGACGTTACCGCACACAAAAATAGGTAAAGTAAAAGTAGGTAAAGTCCGATGCGAAAACAGAGAGAGCCGCTTGGGCAGAAAGAGCTTGCTGCGCGTTATTCATCAAATTCCGATTGTTCATCGTCTTTTGCATTTTGCTCCCTCTCCATTCGTTTTTCTAACCATAGCGGAAAACGGAAGAAAATGCAAGGCTTTCTCTCGCATTTTCTTCCGCAGATAGCTATTGATTCTCTTATTCCGTTACTGTGTCGGTCTCGGCTTCATCCGTCGTGCCGGCAACGTCGACATCGTCTTCCCGCGCGTCTGTGGCGCCGCGACGCAACGTGTCGATGTCTTCTCCCTCATCCTCATCATCAATCGAAACCGGTTCGTCGTCGGCAAGAAAGTCGTTTTTATGCGCTTTTAAGCCGGCGATGCGATCCAAATCTTCTTCCATACCGTCATAGGTGATGCCGCTCTGGCGGTAGGATTTCATGCCTGTACCGGCAGGAATGAGCTGACCGATGATGATGTTTTCCTTGAGGCCGCGCAGATCATCGACCTTGCCCTTGATGGAGGCATCGGTGAGCACACGCGTCGTTTCCTGGAAAGAAGCGGCACTGAGGAACGAATCCGACGCGATGGAGGCCTTCGTGATGCCCAAAATCTGATATTCGAAGGAGGCCGGTGTCTTGCCCTGCGCTTCCAGCTTCTCATTTTCAATGGCAACGAGACGCTGGTTCACCATTTGTCCCGGTAAGAAATGGGAATCGCCGGAATCGGTCACGCGCACGCGCTGGAGCATCTGTTTAATGATGATCTCGATGTGGCGGTCATCAATGTCAACACCCTGAATACGGTACACCTTTTGGACTTCACGAGTAATATAGTCCTGCACCGCCTTCACGCCGAGAATTTCCAGAATATCATGCGGATTCAGAGAGCCTTCCGTGAGACGAGCACCCTTCTCGATGACGTCGCCGTCATGCACCACAATGGTCGTGCCGAACGGAATGGCATAGGTTTCCTGATGTCCGTCCTCTGAGGTAACCACGACATCCTGACGCTTCTTGTTGTCCTGAATTGAGACAGTACCGCCGTTTTTGGTGATGGTCGCAAGTCCCTTCGGCTTACGCGCTTCGAAAAGCTCCTCCACACGCGGAAGACCTTGGGTAATTCCGGTACCGGCAATGCCGCCCGAGTGGAAGGTACGCATCGTCAGCTGCGTACCCGGCTCACCGATGGACTGTGCGGCGATGATACCGACCGCTTCCCCGATGTCGACCGTCTTGCCTGTAGCCAGGTTGCGGCCATAGCACTTAGCGCAGACCCCGTGTACAGCATTGCACTGCAATACCGAACGCACCTTAACTTCCTGAATGCCGGCATCCACCAGCGCATCCGCGATGGTTTCGGTAATCACTTCGTTGTGTCGTACCAGCAATTCGCCCGTAGTCGGATGCAGAACATCTTCAAAGCTCGTGCGGCCGACAATCCGGTTCTTAAGCGATTCAATCTTCTCATTGCCTTCGCGAATGTCCGAAACGGTAATGAAGCGGTCTGTTCCGCAATCCTCTTCCGTGACGATGACATCCTGGGATACATCGACGAGACGACGCGTCAAATAGCCGGAGTCCGCCGTACGCAACGCGGTATCGGAAAGGCCCTTGCGCGAGCCGTGCGTGGAGATAAAGAACTCTTGCACGGAAAGCCCCTCGCGGAAGTTGGCGCGAACCGGAATTTCAATGGTTTTACCGGTGGCCGTCTGCATCAACCCGCGCATGCCTGCCAGCTGGCGAATCTGCTTCATGGAACCGCGGGCGCCGGAGTTCGCCATGATGGCGATGGAGTTTTGCGGATCCAGCGTTTTCGTGATGGCTTTTTCGACATCGTCCGTGGCCTTTGTCCAGGTATTGATAACAAATTCGTAGCGTTCGTTTTCGGAAATCAAACCGCGGCGTGCCATGCGGTCATAGCTTTCCACGTCCTTTACCGCCTGATCGAGGATGTCCTTCTTCTCTTCCGGAATATGCACGTCGTTCATGGATACCGTCAAGGCACCAATAGTGGAATAGCGATAGCCGGTGGACTTGATATAGTCCAAAAGGCGAGACGTGCGAATGTTTCCGTGCTTGCGATAGCAGCGATCGAGAATATCGGTCAACATCTTTTTGTCGACCAGCATATCAATTTCGAGACCGTAGGGATCTTCCTTGCGATTGACGTAGCCCAGATCCTGCGGAATCCCTTCATTGAAGATGAAGCGACCAACCGTGGATACCACAGCTTTTCCATGATCCTCCGCATTCAGGCGGCACTTGACCGCCACCGGCGAATGCAGCGTGACATAGTGATTCGCCAGTGCCTTATTCATCTCATCGAGATCTTCATAATAGGCGACAGGCTCTTTGCTGCTCGGTTCGGCCGTCAAATAATAAGAGCCCAACACCATATCCTGCGTCGGCGTAGTAATCGGCTTACCGTCTTTAGGCGCCAAAATGTTGTTCGTCGACATCATGAGCAGGCGAGCTTCGGTCTGTGCCTCGGAAGACAGCGGCACGTGAATCGCCATCTGGTCGCCGTCGAAGTCGGCATTGTAGGCGGTGCAAGCCAGCGGATGCAGCTTGATGGCCTTGCCTTCGACTAATACCGGTTCAAAAGCCTGGATGCCCAAACGGTGCAGGGTCGGGGCGCGGTTTAAAAGCACCGGATGATCTTTGATGACCTTTTCCAACGGTCCCCACACGTTCTCATCCTTGCGCTCGACCATCTTTTTGGCATTCTTAATATTGTGGGCCAGCTCCTGTGCCACCAGTTCTCGCATGACGAAGGGCTTGAACAATTCCAGCGCCATGTCTTTCGGCACGCCGCACTGATAGAACTTCAAATTCGGGCCGACAACGATAACGGAACGGCCGGAATAGTCCACGCGCTTGCCGAGAAGGTTCTGACGGAAGCGACCGGTTTTCCCCTTTAACAGATCGGAGAGACTCTTCAAAGGACGATTGGATGCACCGGTGACCGCTTTGCCGCGGCGACCATTGTCGATTAAGGCATCCACCGCCTCTTGCAGCATGCGCTTTTCATTGCGCACGATGATGCTCGGCGCACCGATGTCCAACAGACGTTTTAAGCGGTTATTGCGGTTGATGACGCGACGATAGAGATCATTGAGATCGGAAGTCGCAAAGCGTCCGCCTTCCAGCTGCACCATCGGGCGCAGATCCGGCGGCATAACAGGAAGTACCGTCAGGCACATCCATTCCGGACGATTGCCGGAGCGCAGAAATGCCTCGACGACCTCCAGACGACGCAGAGACCGTACACGTTTCTGTCCGGTGGCCTCTTCCAATTCGAGAGTCAACTGACGCTGTTCCTCTTCCAGATCGACCTCTCGCAACAATTGCTGTATCGCCTCGGCGCCCATCTTGGCGACAAAGCCGTCGCCGTACTGCTCGTAATAGCGATTGTATTCATCTTCGCTGAGCAGCTGTTTTTTATACAGGTCGCCCTCGGCTTCGCCCGGATCCAAAACGACATAGTTAGCAAAATACAGCACCAACTCCAGTGCCTTCGGGCTCATGTCGAGAAGCAGACCCATGCGGGAAGGAATCCCCTTGAAATACCAGATGTGTGAAACCGGCGTGGCAAGCTCAATATGACCCATGCGCTCACGGCGTACCTTGGATTTTGTGACTTCCACACCGCATTTTTCACAGATTACGCCTTTGAAACGGATGCGCTTATATTTTCCGCAGTTACATTCCCAGTCCTTCGTCGGTCCGAAAATCTTTTCACAGAACAGGCCGTCTTTTTCCGGTTTCAACGTACGATAATTGATCGTTTCCGGCTTTTTGACCTCTCCATGCGACCAGGAACGAATCTTCTCGGGAGAGGCGATCTGAATTTTAATTGCATCAAATGCATTGGTTTGTTTCATGTTGATGGCCTCCTCTATTCCTCATCCTCATCGGCGTCCTGAATGGAAAATCCGAGCGCATTGAAAGCGTCCTCATCTTCCTCGACATCCTCTTCATCCAACTCGTATTCTTCATCGTCGGACGTTGGCAGATCATCGTCATCCGCACGATGCAGGAAGGAGCGCGGCGCTTCTTCATTTTGGCGTTCATCCAAATCATCAATTTGAGAGAAGCGGGTGACGTCGTTAATGTCGTTGAGAAGCGTTACCTCTTCGCCCGCATCATCCAGCAACTTGATATCCAACGCCAACGACTGCAATTCCTTAATTAACACCTTAAAGCTCTCCGGAATGCCCGGTGTCGGGATGTTTTCGCCCTTAACAATGGCTTCGTAGGTGCGCACGCGGCCGGTGACATCATCCGACTTCACCGTCAGCATTTCCTGTAATGTATGGGAGGCACCGTACGCTTCCAACGCCCAAACTTCCATTTCCCCGAAACGCTGTCCGCCGAACTGCGCTTTACCGCCAAGCGGCTGTTGTGTAACCAGCGAATACGGGCCGGTGGAACGGGCATGAATTTTTTCTTCGACCATGTGATGCAGCTTGAGAATGTACATATAGCCGACCGTCACTTGGTTGTTAAACGGTTCGCCGGTACGGCCATCACGAAGCTGCAGCTTGCCGTTGATCGGATAGCCCGCCTTGGTCAGCGCTTCTTCGATATCTTTATCGGATGCGCCGTCAAAAACCGGCGTCGCGACTTTCCAGCCCAATTTCTTAGATGCCAAACCGAGATGTACTTCGAGCACCTGACCCAGGTTCATACGGGACGGAATACCCAGCGGATTCAAACAGATTTGAATCGGCGTGCCGTCCGGCAGGAACGGCATATCTTCTACCGGCAAGATGCGGGAAACAACGCCCTTGTTGCCGTGACGTCCGCACATCTTATCGCCGACCATGATCTTGCGCTTGGTTGCGATATAGACGCGCACCACTTCGTTAAGGCCGGGTGCCAGGTCATCCCCGTTCGCACGGGAATATTTTTTCACATCCACGACGATGCCGCTTTCCCCATGCGGTACCTTGAGCGAAGCATCGCGCACTTCGCGCGCTTTCTCGCCGAAGATGGCACGCAACAGGCGCTCTTCCGGAGACAGTTCCGTTTCACCCTTGGGTGTGACCTTACCGACCAGAATATCGCCGGCCACCACCTCGGCACCGATGCGAACAATGCCGTCTTCATCCAAATTGCGACGCATATCTTCGCCGACATTCGGGATGTCTCGCGTGATGTCTTCCGGACCCAGCTTGG
This window contains:
- a CDS encoding ABC transporter substrate-binding protein gives rise to the protein MKKRFWMFSFLLALALVFSACAKTNDSPATSADSGKLSEAQTTTKEGKTYHIGIVQLTQHPALDSATRGFQEELKEQFGDAVTFDVKNASGEVANVTTIVNGFVASNPDLILANATAPLQAAASATSTIPILGTSVTDYATALELKDFNGTIGTNVSGTSDLAPLDEQAEVLHEWFPNAKTVGIIYSTSEANSVFQVQEMTKRLSAMGYTVKPFSFTDSNDLPAVVTQAVAESDVLYEPTDNVASSNAEAIANIVLPAKCPVITGEAEPARVFGIATVSIDYEELGRATGKMAAAILRGEKKIQDMPIEYAPSAKKMVNRKNAEALGLTIPEGYEELSEPKAQ
- the rpoC gene encoding DNA-directed RNA polymerase subunit beta', whose protein sequence is MKQTNAFDAIKIQIASPEKIRSWSHGEVKKPETINYRTLKPEKDGLFCEKIFGPTKDWECNCGKYKRIRFKGVICEKCGVEVTKSKVRRERMGHIELATPVSHIWYFKGIPSRMGLLLDMSPKALELVLYFANYVVLDPGEAEGDLYKKQLLSEDEYNRYYEQYGDGFVAKMGAEAIQQLLREVDLEEEQRQLTLELEEATGQKRVRSLRRLEVVEAFLRSGNRPEWMCLTVLPVMPPDLRPMVQLEGGRFATSDLNDLYRRVINRNNRLKRLLDIGAPSIIVRNEKRMLQEAVDALIDNGRRGKAVTGASNRPLKSLSDLLKGKTGRFRQNLLGKRVDYSGRSVIVVGPNLKFYQCGVPKDMALELFKPFVMRELVAQELAHNIKNAKKMVERKDENVWGPLEKVIKDHPVLLNRAPTLHRLGIQAFEPVLVEGKAIKLHPLACTAYNADFDGDQMAIHVPLSSEAQTEARLLMMSTNNILAPKDGKPITTPTQDMVLGSYYLTAEPSSKEPVAYYEDLDEMNKALANHYVTLHSPVAVKCRLNAEDHGKAVVSTVGRFIFNEGIPQDLGYVNRKEDPYGLEIDMLVDKKMLTDILDRCYRKHGNIRTSRLLDYIKSTGYRYSTIGALTVSMNDVHIPEEKKDILDQAVKDVESYDRMARRGLISENERYEFVINTWTKATDDVEKAITKTLDPQNSIAIMANSGARGSMKQIRQLAGMRGLMQTATGKTIEIPVRANFREGLSVQEFFISTHGSRKGLSDTALRTADSGYLTRRLVDVSQDVIVTEEDCGTDRFITVSDIREGNEKIESLKNRIVGRTSFEDVLHPTTGELLVRHNEVITETIADALVDAGIQEVKVRSVLQCNAVHGVCAKCYGRNLATGKTVDIGEAVGIIAAQSIGEPGTQLTMRTFHSGGIAGTGITQGLPRVEELFEARKPKGLATITKNGGTVSIQDNKKRQDVVVTSEDGHQETYAIPFGTTIVVHDGDVIEKGARLTEGSLNPHDILEILGVKAVQDYITREVQKVYRIQGVDIDDRHIEIIIKQMLQRVRVTDSGDSHFLPGQMVNQRLVAIENEKLEAQGKTPASFEYQILGITKASIASDSFLSAASFQETTRVLTDASIKGKVDDLRGLKENIIIGQLIPAGTGMKSYRQSGITYDGMEEDLDRIAGLKAHKNDFLADDEPVSIDDEDEGEDIDTLRRGATDAREDDVDVAGTTDEAETDTVTE